One window of Streptomyces sp. FIT100 genomic DNA carries:
- a CDS encoding recombinase family protein yields MARRFKELHPDVQVILTVHEFRRLGRGTDLLVTVEELRKAGIALEFLTGPITGQYDPGDRHGQGAILFGVLAALSGAERTYTRERTLEGQEFARKRGRTGGRPPSLDPGQIEYALALCAKGTPMKEIQQKTFIARGKHKGKNPSLPTLYRALAEAANNDVMMTPSRGTEST; encoded by the coding sequence ATGGCCCGCCGCTTCAAGGAACTCCACCCCGACGTCCAGGTGATCCTCACCGTGCACGAGTTCCGCCGCCTGGGCCGCGGCACCGACCTGCTCGTCACCGTCGAGGAGCTGCGCAAGGCTGGCATTGCCCTGGAGTTCCTCACCGGCCCGATCACCGGCCAGTACGACCCGGGCGACCGGCACGGGCAGGGCGCCATCCTCTTCGGCGTGCTCGCCGCGCTGTCCGGCGCGGAGCGCACCTACACGCGTGAACGCACCCTGGAAGGGCAGGAGTTTGCCCGCAAGCGCGGACGCACTGGCGGCCGCCCGCCGTCGCTGGACCCGGGGCAGATCGAGTACGCCCTCGCCCTGTGTGCCAAGGGCACCCCGATGAAGGAGATCCAGCAGAAGACGTTCATCGCCCGGGGTAAACACAAGGGGAAGAACCCCAGCCTGCCCACGCTGTACCGGGCCCTGGCCGAAGCGGCGAACAACGACGTGATGATGACGCCTTCCCGCGGCACCGAGAGCACCTGA